A genome region from Thalassotalea euphylliae includes the following:
- a CDS encoding YHS domain-containing (seleno)protein — translation MKNFALKSITASLLLAASSFSFAADVEMNADANDLAIKGFDPVAYFTMNKPVEGDINFTATHKGAIYRFSSESNRDKFRANPDKYAPQYGGYCAFGVTMEKKFDTDPTAWKIVDNKLYLNLNKNVQNRWVQDTQGNIDKSDDIWGDIKDKTLEELAED, via the coding sequence ATGAAAAACTTTGCACTTAAATCAATTACTGCCAGCCTTTTATTAGCAGCTTCTAGCTTCAGCTTCGCCGCTGATGTTGAGATGAACGCAGATGCTAACGACTTAGCCATTAAAGGTTTTGATCCAGTGGCTTACTTCACAATGAATAAGCCGGTTGAAGGTGACATCAACTTTACTGCAACGCATAAAGGTGCCATCTACCGCTTTAGCTCAGAGTCTAACCGCGACAAGTTCAGAGCAAACCCTGATAAATACGCACCACAATACGGCGGTTACTGTGCTTTCGGTGTGACGATGGAGAAGAAATTCGACACTGATCCAACAGCTTGGAAAATCGTTGATAACAAACTTTACCTTAACCTGAACAAAAATGTACAAAACCGTTGGGTGCAAGACACGCAAGGTAACATTGATAAGTCAGACGATATTTGGGGCGATATCAAAGATAAAACATTAGAAGAGCTTGCAGAGGACTAA
- a CDS encoding thioredoxin family protein has translation MAAIEVTDIDHFAELIANNDKIVIDFWAPWCAPCRAMMPVFEKVFSGDAIEATGVKANVDELPVLAQKFGIRSIPAIIVIENGEVKTQSSGLMNEQALRDLVA, from the coding sequence ATGGCGGCAATTGAAGTAACCGATATTGATCATTTTGCTGAGTTAATCGCTAACAATGACAAAATCGTAATTGACTTCTGGGCACCGTGGTGCGCGCCATGTCGCGCCATGATGCCAGTATTCGAAAAAGTATTTAGTGGTGATGCCATCGAGGCAACAGGTGTTAAAGCAAATGTAGATGAACTGCCAGTGTTGGCACAAAAATTCGGCATTCGCTCAATACCCGCAATAATTGTTATCGAAAATGGCGAAGTAAAAACCCAAAGCTCGGGTCTAATGAACGAACAGGCTTTGCGCGACCTTGTCGCCTAA
- a CDS encoding BufA1 family periplasmic bufferin-type metallophore has product MKNQLALSAALAAVVSMGVINSAEAADNERKRAPKERCYGISPAGQNDCGNLAGTHSCAGQSTIDNDPGEWRLVNKGSCESLGGMLRKEAKAKFKAMQNS; this is encoded by the coding sequence ATGAAAAATCAATTAGCACTTTCAGCGGCACTTGCAGCGGTCGTATCTATGGGTGTCATCAACAGCGCTGAAGCTGCTGATAACGAGCGTAAACGCGCTCCCAAAGAGCGTTGCTACGGCATTAGCCCTGCTGGCCAAAATGACTGCGGTAACTTAGCAGGTACCCACTCTTGTGCGGGTCAATCAACCATTGACAACGATCCAGGCGAGTGGCGCTTAGTGAATAAAGGTAGCTGTGAGTCACTAGGTGGCATGCTACGTAAAGAAGCGAAAGCTAAATTTAAGGCGATGCAAAACAGCTAG